Proteins encoded in a region of the Candidatus Methylomirabilota bacterium genome:
- a CDS encoding diacylglycerol kinase family protein translates to MATRWPSVGIVLTPGSGEGRTRGIARRLARRVRRRGSEVTIRAFDDLPSLVEWARASGPDFSVLICVGGDATQSAAADLARRHRIPFVPIPSGFGNLFASVFGHRPSPRQAARLLADGEIRLVDVGLAGDEVFLSHKSYGVIDRIQEQVEEDRRQPRDRTRRLLAYYRTAVRAVWTTPLTPHSVEVDGVTVADDAVLVTVANVETYRDFLPLTPRASPIDGRFDVFVIPRTSKLGLAWRLFRLKLRLPGRWNGVALHRGRTVVVGHDGVRERLQVVRRALPLLLPPGSVAALERRQVEEEDPVETPA, encoded by the coding sequence ATGGCCACGCGATGGCCCTCGGTCGGCATCGTGCTGACACCGGGATCGGGCGAGGGCCGCACCCGCGGCATTGCACGCCGACTCGCGCGGCGCGTGCGCCGACGCGGCTCGGAGGTGACGATCCGGGCGTTCGACGATTTGCCGTCCCTCGTCGAGTGGGCGCGAGCGAGCGGCCCCGACTTCTCGGTGCTCATCTGTGTCGGGGGCGACGCGACGCAGAGCGCGGCCGCCGACCTGGCCCGGCGGCACCGGATCCCGTTCGTGCCGATCCCCAGCGGCTTCGGGAACCTGTTCGCGAGCGTCTTCGGTCATCGCCCGTCGCCGCGCCAGGCCGCGCGCCTGCTCGCCGACGGCGAGATCCGGTTGGTGGACGTGGGGCTGGCCGGCGACGAGGTGTTCCTCTCGCACAAGAGCTACGGCGTCATCGATCGGATCCAGGAACAGGTCGAGGAGGACCGCCGCCAGCCGCGCGATCGGACGCGCCGGCTCCTCGCCTACTACCGGACCGCGGTGCGCGCGGTGTGGACCACGCCGCTCACCCCGCACTCGGTCGAGGTGGACGGCGTGACCGTGGCCGACGACGCGGTGCTGGTCACGGTGGCCAACGTCGAGACGTATCGCGACTTCCTGCCATTGACCCCGCGCGCGTCTCCCATCGACGGCCGCTTCGACGTCTTCGTCATCCCGCGCACCTCCAAGCTCGGGCTGGCCTGGCGCCTCTTCCGGTTGAAGCTGCGGCTCCCCGGCCGCTGGAACGGCGTCGCGCTGCATCGCGGCCGTACCGTCGTGGTGGGCCACGATGGCGTCCGCGAGCGGCTGCAGGTGGTGCGGCGCGCGCTGCCGCTGCTGCTGCCGCCCGGCTCGGTGGCCGCGCTCGAGCGGCGTCAGGTCGAGGAGGAGGACCCGGTCGAGACGCCGGCCTGA
- a CDS encoding NAD(P)/FAD-dependent oxidoreductase: MPRAARHDAIVVGAGHNGLVTAGYLARAGLRVLVLERRPVVGGACVTEEVFPGFKVSTAAYVSSLFRPEIVHDLRLREYGFEVLARNPSSFTPLPDGRSLTLGPDPEWTRREIAKFSVRDAGRYPEYEAMLERVATLVEPTLVMTPPDLMRPGLRGLHDLWGLGRALGRLGDDASHAVELLTGPARAILDRWFESPVLKATLATDAIIGAMASPSMPGTGYVLLHHVMGETDGRRGVWGYVRGGMGGLTLALARAARDLGVEVRCEADVGRILVRDGRVVGVALADGEEFRAPVVASNADAHVTFLRLLAPEALPPAFRAAVERISYESASVKINVALSELPDFLACPGRAPGPQHRGTIHICPDPDYIERAFDDAKYGRASARPVLECTIPSVVDGTVAPPGRHLMSMFVQYAPYTLRDTTWEDTREAFADRCFALLDEYAPNFSRSVLARQVLAPPDLERVFNLTGGNIFQGAMTPGQLFSLRPLPGWASYRTPVRGLYLCGAAAHPGGGVMGAPGRNAAMEILRRRRHFRLTT, from the coding sequence ATGCCTCGCGCCGCTCGGCACGACGCGATCGTGGTCGGCGCCGGTCACAACGGGCTGGTGACCGCCGGCTACCTGGCGCGGGCGGGGCTGCGCGTGCTCGTGCTGGAGCGGCGGCCGGTGGTCGGTGGCGCGTGCGTCACCGAGGAGGTCTTTCCAGGGTTCAAGGTGTCCACCGCCGCCTATGTCAGCAGCCTCTTCCGCCCGGAGATCGTGCACGACCTGCGCCTGCGCGAGTACGGCTTCGAGGTGCTCGCGCGCAATCCCTCATCGTTCACCCCGCTGCCCGACGGGCGATCGCTCACCCTGGGCCCGGACCCGGAATGGACGCGGCGGGAGATCGCCAAGTTCAGCGTCCGGGACGCCGGCCGGTATCCGGAGTACGAGGCCATGCTCGAGCGGGTGGCCACGCTCGTCGAGCCCACGCTCGTCATGACTCCGCCCGACCTCATGCGGCCGGGCCTGCGCGGGCTCCACGACCTGTGGGGTCTCGGCCGCGCGCTCGGACGACTGGGCGACGACGCCTCGCACGCCGTCGAGCTGCTGACCGGCCCCGCGCGCGCCATCCTGGACCGCTGGTTCGAATCCCCCGTGCTCAAGGCCACGCTGGCCACCGACGCGATCATCGGGGCGATGGCGAGCCCGTCCATGCCCGGCACCGGCTACGTGCTGCTCCATCACGTGATGGGCGAGACCGACGGGCGCCGCGGGGTCTGGGGCTACGTGCGCGGCGGCATGGGCGGGCTCACCCTGGCGCTGGCCCGCGCCGCGCGCGATCTGGGCGTCGAGGTCCGCTGCGAGGCCGATGTCGGCCGGATCCTGGTGCGCGACGGCCGTGTCGTGGGCGTGGCGCTCGCCGACGGGGAGGAATTCCGGGCGCCGGTGGTGGCGAGCAACGCGGACGCCCACGTGACGTTCCTGCGCTTGCTCGCCCCCGAGGCGCTGCCGCCCGCCTTCCGCGCCGCGGTCGAGCGGATCTCGTACGAGAGCGCCTCGGTCAAGATCAACGTGGCGCTGTCCGAGCTGCCCGATTTCCTCGCGTGTCCCGGGCGGGCCCCGGGGCCGCAGCATCGGGGCACCATCCACATCTGCCCCGACCCGGACTACATCGAGCGCGCGTTCGACGACGCCAAGTACGGGCGGGCGTCGGCGCGTCCGGTGCTCGAATGCACGATTCCCTCGGTGGTGGACGGCACGGTGGCGCCGCCCGGCCGTCACCTGATGTCGATGTTCGTGCAGTACGCGCCCTATACCCTCCGGGACACCACGTGGGAGGACACCCGCGAGGCCTTCGCGGACCGGTGCTTCGCGCTGCTCGACGAGTACGCGCCCAACTTCAGCCGCTCGGTGCTGGCGCGCCAGGTGCTGGCCCCGCCGGACCTGGAGCGCGTCTTCAACCTGACCGGCGGCAACATCTTCCAGGGGGCGATGACTCCCGGCCAGCTCTTCTCGCTGCGGCCGCTGCCCGGCTGGGCGTCGTACCGTACGCCGGTGCGCGGGCTCTATCTCTGCGGGGCGGCCGCCCATCCCGGCGGCGGGGTGATGGGCGCGCCGGGCCGCAACGCGGCGATGGAGATCTTGCGTCGGCGCCGACACTTCCGTCTCACCACTTGA
- the rho gene encoding transcription termination factor Rho, producing the protein MPPRPAPRAPTPSLFEGLTAVQPYEKLKLELSPDELSMRAMDMIAPIGRGQRGLIVAPPRTGKTMLLQKIAKSVLANHPEVVVMVLLVDERPEEVTDFRMQIGKSAEIVASSNDNPYRRHIEVTEQVIDRAKRIVEEKRDVLILFDSLTRMTRAYNNELSARGRTMSGGIDSRAFQMPRAFFGAARKIEEGGSLTIIGTVLVDTGSRMDQIIFEEFKGTGNMELYLSRELADRRIFPSFDLMRSGTRREELLFSEEEMKKIHLLRRALSGTKPQEAMEALLGRLKLTATNADFLKGLGQS; encoded by the coding sequence ATGCCCCCACGCCCCGCCCCGCGTGCCCCCACGCCGTCCCTCTTCGAAGGCCTCACCGCCGTCCAGCCCTACGAGAAGCTGAAGCTCGAGCTGAGCCCCGACGAGCTGTCGATGCGGGCGATGGACATGATCGCGCCGATCGGCCGCGGTCAGCGCGGCCTGATCGTGGCGCCGCCCCGCACCGGCAAGACGATGCTGCTGCAGAAGATCGCCAAGTCGGTGCTGGCCAACCACCCCGAGGTGGTGGTCATGGTCCTGCTGGTGGACGAGCGACCCGAGGAGGTGACCGACTTCCGGATGCAGATCGGCAAGTCGGCCGAGATCGTCGCCTCCAGCAACGACAATCCCTACCGCCGTCACATCGAAGTCACCGAGCAAGTCATCGACCGAGCGAAGCGGATCGTGGAAGAGAAGCGCGACGTGCTGATCCTGTTCGACTCTCTCACCCGGATGACCCGCGCCTACAACAACGAGCTGTCGGCCCGCGGCCGCACCATGTCGGGCGGCATCGACAGTCGCGCCTTCCAGATGCCGCGCGCGTTCTTCGGAGCGGCCCGCAAGATCGAGGAGGGCGGCTCGCTCACCATCATCGGCACCGTGCTGGTGGACACCGGCTCGCGGATGGATCAGATCATCTTCGAGGAGTTCAAGGGGACCGGCAACATGGAGCTGTACCTCTCGCGCGAGCTGGCGGACCGTCGCATCTTCCCCTCGTTCGACCTGATGCGCTCCGGCACGCGGCGCGAGGAGCTGCTCTTCTCCGAGGAGGAGATGAAGAAGATCCACCTGCTGCGCCGCGCGCTGTCCGGGACCAAGCCGCAGGAGGCGATGGAGGCGCTGCTCGGCCGCCTCAAGCTCACCGCGACCAACGCGGACTTCCTCAAGGGGCTGGGCCAGAGCTGA
- a CDS encoding TauD/TfdA family dioxygenase, giving the protein MRRPLLDEPITGPAVWRGEDLAGSTDWIRPFSAAALAEIDAALRAVQARGLTWRDVRTADFPLPGLSADLAQVNRDLEWGRGLVLLRGLPVERYSEEELRTIWWGLGCHLGTAVHQNAHGELIGEVRDEVRLYGEVVEPAVPKREGVTSRAKARSSGPLRWHTDRCDVVGLLCVRAARRGGTSRVVSVPAVSNAIRARRPDLHALLCADYHRSRQGEEAGGEASCYALPIFAMRDGKFTTQYSRTFVEAAQKIAGIPRLTAAQDEALDLLASVCDEYGYEMALEPGDIQLLNNHVIYHGRAAYEDAPEAGRDRLLMRLWLAPPDSRPLPEGFEVLWGTTRGGAVRGGIAQPASARA; this is encoded by the coding sequence ATGCGTCGGCCCCTGCTCGACGAGCCGATCACCGGCCCCGCGGTCTGGCGCGGCGAGGACCTCGCCGGCTCGACCGACTGGATCCGGCCGTTCTCCGCCGCGGCCCTCGCGGAGATCGACGCCGCGCTGCGCGCGGTGCAGGCGCGCGGGCTGACCTGGCGCGACGTGCGCACCGCCGACTTCCCGCTGCCCGGGCTCTCCGCCGACCTGGCCCAGGTCAACCGGGATCTGGAGTGGGGACGCGGGCTCGTGCTCCTGCGCGGGCTGCCGGTGGAGCGGTACTCCGAGGAGGAGCTGCGGACCATCTGGTGGGGCCTGGGCTGCCACCTCGGCACCGCGGTGCACCAGAATGCCCACGGCGAGCTGATCGGCGAGGTGCGCGACGAGGTTCGCCTCTACGGCGAGGTCGTCGAGCCCGCGGTGCCGAAGAGAGAGGGCGTGACGTCGCGGGCCAAGGCGCGATCGAGCGGGCCGCTGCGGTGGCACACCGATCGCTGCGACGTGGTCGGACTGCTGTGCGTGCGCGCGGCCCGACGAGGCGGCACCAGCCGGGTCGTCAGCGTGCCCGCGGTGAGCAACGCGATCCGGGCGCGGCGACCCGACCTGCACGCGCTGCTCTGCGCCGACTATCACCGCAGCCGGCAGGGGGAGGAGGCCGGCGGCGAGGCCTCCTGCTACGCGCTGCCGATCTTCGCGATGCGCGACGGCAAGTTCACCACCCAGTACTCGCGCACCTTCGTGGAGGCCGCGCAGAAGATCGCGGGGATCCCGCGCCTGACCGCCGCACAGGACGAGGCGCTCGACCTGCTCGCCTCCGTCTGCGACGAGTACGGGTACGAGATGGCGCTCGAGCCGGGCGACATCCAGCTCCTGAACAATCACGTGATCTATCACGGCCGGGCCGCCTACGAGGACGCGCCCGAGGCCGGCCGCGATCGGCTGCTCATGCGGCTCTGGCTGGCGCCGCCCGACAGCCGGCCGCTCCCCGAAGGCTTCGAGGTGCTCTGGGGCACCACCCGGGGCGGCGCCGTCCGCGGCGGCATCGCCCAGCCCGCCTCCGCGCGCGCCTGA
- a CDS encoding phosphatase PAP2 family protein, whose protein sequence is MSTRARRQPAGGVGVGLLTAAALLLTAYLGLSIDAAHHHLLPLDRDVRAWVQPMRSGGLDLSMETVSLLGEPSGLVPLILLSSALLWRSSRRWAVLLPVVMAGTGALQVAGKWAADRPRPNAAPWGFPSGHVLSLVVFFGVVAFLLVTLSERRRRFRILACLPCAATVSLVAASRIYLDMHWLSDVVGGFVLGTAYLLLALWAHQRLFVPRPAAAAAESVPAVSAA, encoded by the coding sequence ATGAGCACCAGGGCACGACGACAGCCGGCCGGCGGGGTCGGCGTGGGACTCCTCACGGCGGCCGCGCTCTTGCTGACCGCTTATCTCGGCCTCTCGATCGACGCAGCGCACCATCACCTCCTGCCGCTCGATCGCGACGTGCGGGCCTGGGTGCAGCCAATGCGAAGCGGCGGCCTCGATCTCTCCATGGAGACGGTGTCGCTCCTCGGCGAGCCCTCCGGGCTCGTGCCGTTGATCCTGCTCTCCTCGGCCCTGCTCTGGCGCTCCAGCCGGCGCTGGGCCGTGCTGCTGCCGGTGGTCATGGCCGGCACCGGCGCCCTCCAGGTCGCGGGGAAGTGGGCGGCGGATCGCCCGCGGCCCAACGCAGCGCCGTGGGGATTCCCCAGCGGCCACGTGCTGAGCCTCGTCGTGTTCTTCGGCGTCGTCGCGTTCCTGCTCGTCACCCTGAGCGAGCGGCGCCGACGCTTCCGGATCCTGGCCTGCCTGCCGTGCGCGGCCACCGTCTCGCTGGTCGCGGCCAGCCGCATCTATCTCGACATGCACTGGCTCTCCGACGTGGTCGGCGGCTTCGTCCTCGGCACCGCCTACTTGCTGCTCGCCCTCTGGGCTCACCAGCGCCTCTTCGTGCCGCGGCCGGCCGCCGCGGCGGCCGAGTCGGTCCCCGCCGTCTCCGCCGCGTGA
- a CDS encoding DUF3237 family protein, which translates to MLARLGRGESVDPAAYYFRTTPRFETGAPSYAWLNDVVAVGSAVRRSDAVILDVYAVT; encoded by the coding sequence GTGCTGGCGCGGCTCGGACGCGGCGAGTCGGTGGATCCCGCCGCCTACTACTTCCGCACCACGCCGCGCTTCGAGACCGGAGCGCCGTCGTACGCCTGGCTCAACGACGTGGTCGCGGTGGGCTCGGCGGTGCGCCGGTCCGACGCGGTGATCCTGGACGTCTACGCGGTGACCTGA
- a CDS encoding MASE1 domain-containing protein, which yields MPQSGPRRWAWLAALTLIYILAGKVGLTFTAVHASASPVWPPTGIALASLLLFGAWVWPAVTIGAFVVNLTTAGSVATSLGIAGGNTLEAVMIARFVEEFAAGRYAFARPRTAFVFSAAVLPGAVVSASLGVASLTLAGYASTSDLAIVWTTWVFGNVTGALIITPALLLWANDRRIRPLLERPLELGATGLALILLGEAVFGGFSPATLRHYPLAFVSVPPLLWIALRFERRAAALAVLLLSTIALHGTVGGHGPFSDLPPTHSLLVAQAFAATMALMTFVVAALAWSRERESALLQTIIDRIPIMITMSHPSTRLLRLNHEFERLTGWSTDEARHVDLMARCYPDPAYREKVAAFMNGDGGGWRDLTMVTKAGAAIETSWSTVRLGDDTRIGIGLDVRERKDAEAERARAHAETAAANRAKDEFFAMLGHELRNPLGAITGALHVIDLCGPGDERSVQARAIITRQVRHLVRLVDDLLDVTRLTTGKITLSLRPVDLAAVTRRAVGGVSATAPGRSVECRAARPAWIAADETRLEQILTNLLGNAMKFTPASGVVSVTVSDEHGHAVLRVADTGAGIHPDLLPRIFDLFVQGHTGLHRREAGLGIGLTLTRRLVDLHAGRIEAASDGPGRGSVFTVTFPAIERPVEPREPSSPVGHRGARRRVLIVEDHDDARQMLRHLLESLGHEVHEAADGISGLDRALTLAPDAVVVDIGLPGLDGYAVARQLRNAGRPGTLLIAVTGYGQDGDRQRSTEAGFDAHLTKPIDPRALDVLLGNQPLDRERTGR from the coding sequence ATGCCGCAGTCCGGACCGAGGCGTTGGGCGTGGCTCGCCGCCCTGACCCTGATCTATATCCTCGCCGGCAAGGTCGGCCTGACCTTCACCGCGGTCCACGCCAGCGCGAGCCCGGTGTGGCCGCCCACCGGCATCGCGCTCGCGTCGTTGCTGCTGTTCGGCGCGTGGGTCTGGCCGGCGGTCACCATCGGGGCATTCGTGGTCAACCTGACCACCGCGGGCTCGGTGGCGACGTCGCTCGGCATCGCGGGCGGCAACACCCTCGAGGCGGTGATGATCGCCCGGTTCGTGGAGGAGTTCGCCGCGGGCCGCTACGCCTTCGCCCGCCCGCGCACCGCCTTCGTCTTCTCCGCCGCGGTCCTGCCCGGCGCGGTGGTGAGCGCCTCGCTGGGCGTGGCCAGCCTCACCCTCGCCGGCTACGCCTCGACGAGCGACCTGGCGATCGTGTGGACCACGTGGGTGTTCGGCAACGTGACGGGAGCCCTGATCATCACCCCGGCCCTGCTCCTCTGGGCCAACGACCGGCGGATCCGCCCGCTGCTGGAGCGGCCGCTCGAGCTGGGCGCGACCGGGCTCGCCCTGATCCTGCTCGGCGAGGCCGTCTTCGGCGGCTTCTCGCCGGCGACGCTGCGCCACTACCCGCTGGCCTTCGTGTCGGTCCCGCCGCTGCTGTGGATCGCGCTGCGGTTCGAGCGACGCGCGGCCGCGCTGGCGGTGCTGCTGCTCTCGACCATCGCGCTGCACGGCACCGTGGGCGGCCACGGCCCGTTCTCGGATCTGCCCCCGACCCATTCGCTGCTGGTCGCCCAGGCCTTCGCGGCCACCATGGCGCTCATGACCTTCGTGGTCGCGGCGCTGGCCTGGAGCCGCGAGCGCGAGAGCGCGCTGCTGCAGACCATCATCGATCGCATCCCGATCATGATCACGATGTCGCACCCCAGCACGCGGCTCCTGCGCCTGAACCACGAGTTCGAGCGGCTGACCGGCTGGTCGACCGACGAGGCCCGCCACGTCGACCTGATGGCCCGCTGCTACCCGGACCCGGCGTATCGCGAGAAGGTGGCCGCGTTCATGAACGGCGACGGCGGCGGCTGGCGCGACCTCACGATGGTCACCAAGGCAGGCGCGGCGATCGAGACGTCGTGGTCCACCGTGCGCCTGGGCGACGACACCCGCATCGGCATCGGCCTCGACGTGCGCGAGCGCAAGGACGCCGAGGCGGAGCGGGCGCGGGCCCACGCGGAGACCGCGGCCGCGAACCGGGCGAAGGACGAGTTCTTCGCGATGCTCGGCCACGAATTGCGCAATCCGCTCGGGGCTATCACGGGGGCGCTGCACGTGATCGATCTGTGCGGCCCGGGCGACGAGCGGAGCGTCCAGGCCCGGGCCATCATCACCCGACAGGTGCGCCACCTGGTGCGCCTGGTCGACGACCTGCTCGACGTGACCCGGCTCACCACCGGCAAGATCACGCTGAGCCTGCGCCCGGTGGACCTGGCCGCGGTCACGCGGCGGGCGGTGGGAGGCGTCTCCGCGACCGCTCCGGGCCGGAGCGTGGAATGCCGTGCCGCGAGGCCAGCGTGGATCGCGGCCGACGAGACGCGGCTCGAGCAGATCCTGACCAACCTGCTCGGCAATGCCATGAAGTTCACCCCGGCGAGCGGGGTGGTCTCGGTCACGGTGAGCGACGAGCACGGGCACGCGGTGCTCCGCGTGGCCGACACCGGCGCGGGCATCCACCCCGACCTGCTGCCGCGCATCTTCGATCTCTTCGTGCAGGGCCACACCGGCCTACACCGGCGGGAAGCCGGGCTCGGCATCGGCCTCACCCTCACCCGGCGCCTGGTGGACCTGCACGCCGGCCGCATCGAGGCGGCCAGCGACGGGCCGGGGCGCGGCAGCGTCTTCACCGTGACCTTCCCCGCCATCGAGCGCCCGGTCGAGCCGCGGGAGCCGTCGTCTCCCGTGGGCCACCGGGGCGCGCGCCGGCGCGTGCTGATCGTCGAGGATCACGACGACGCGCGCCAGATGCTGCGCCACCTGCTCGAGAGCCTGGGCCACGAGGTGCACGAGGCCGCCGACGGCATCTCCGGGCTCGACCGCGCGCTCACCCTGGCTCCCGACGCGGTGGTGGTGGACATCGGGCTGCCCGGACTCGACGGCTACGCGGTCGCGCGCCAGCTGCGGAACGCCGGCCGCCCCGGCACGCTCCTGATTGCGGTCACCGGCTACGGCCAGGACGGCGATCGCCAGCGCTCGACCGAGGCCGGCTTCGACGCGCACCTGACCAAGCCGATCGACCCGCGCGCGCTCGACGTGCTGCTCGGCAACCAGCCGCTTGACCGGGAGCGAACGGGCCGATAG
- a CDS encoding response regulator, protein MGRARILVIDDERAVRELISDALAIEGHDVHTAENGKEALDLIGQHRYDLVFCDLRMPEMDGQQLYEEVQRDYPQVLKRIVFVTAQAHSSDYGPFLRTTGIPVIEKPFTLSQLRQMVDKMVGPSR, encoded by the coding sequence ATGGGACGAGCCCGCATCCTGGTCATCGACGACGAGCGCGCCGTGCGCGAGCTGATCTCGGACGCGCTCGCCATCGAGGGTCACGACGTCCACACCGCGGAGAACGGCAAGGAAGCGCTCGACCTCATCGGGCAGCACCGCTACGACCTGGTCTTCTGCGACCTGCGCATGCCCGAGATGGACGGGCAGCAGCTCTACGAGGAGGTCCAGCGCGACTACCCCCAGGTCCTCAAGCGGATCGTCTTCGTGACCGCGCAGGCCCATTCATCCGACTACGGGCCGTTCCTGCGCACCACCGGCATCCCGGTCATCGAGAAGCCCTTCACCCTGAGCCAGCTTCGCCAGATGGTCGACAAGATGGTCGGGCCGAGCCGCTAG
- a CDS encoding lysylphosphatidylglycerol synthase domain-containing protein, translating into MRALKLVLLVLGIAAIVYAIHRIGWAPILEALARLTWWQLALLCLPYAVITAVDTLGWRYAFPRDPAPFLRLVGARLAGEALNLVTALGSMGGEAVKAWLIRRDVTYEASVPSVVIAKTTLTIAQALFLLIGVALAWSLLATDSRVIAAMVWLLVVEIAAVAGFVGVQVVGVVGRAGRLLQWFGVVQRQDYAQRLDAALRDYYRRDWRRLSLSTGFHLAGWLLGALEAYLILFFLAIPADLVTATVIEALGAGVRFAAFLVPASLGAFESANAAAFEAMGLGAGAGLAFSFVRRARQVVWIGIGLVVLVTMGWLGKRAELQAGVSTGSSSST; encoded by the coding sequence ATGCGCGCGCTGAAGCTGGTGCTGCTGGTCCTCGGGATCGCGGCGATCGTCTACGCGATCCACCGCATCGGATGGGCGCCGATCCTCGAGGCCCTGGCGCGGCTGACCTGGTGGCAGCTGGCCCTGCTGTGCCTGCCCTACGCCGTGATCACCGCGGTGGATACCCTCGGCTGGCGCTATGCCTTTCCGCGGGATCCGGCGCCGTTCCTGCGTCTCGTGGGCGCGCGGCTGGCCGGCGAGGCGCTCAACCTGGTCACCGCGCTGGGCTCGATGGGCGGCGAGGCGGTGAAGGCCTGGCTGATCCGGCGCGACGTCACCTACGAGGCCAGCGTGCCCTCGGTCGTCATCGCCAAGACCACGCTCACGATCGCCCAGGCGCTGTTCCTGCTCATCGGGGTAGCGCTCGCGTGGAGCCTGCTCGCGACGGACTCGCGCGTGATCGCTGCCATGGTGTGGCTGCTCGTGGTCGAGATCGCCGCGGTCGCCGGCTTCGTAGGCGTGCAGGTGGTGGGCGTCGTGGGCCGGGCGGGGCGGCTGCTGCAGTGGTTCGGCGTGGTGCAGCGTCAGGACTACGCGCAGCGGCTCGACGCCGCCCTGCGCGACTACTACCGGCGGGACTGGCGCCGCCTCTCGCTTTCGACCGGCTTCCACCTGGCCGGCTGGCTGCTCGGCGCGCTCGAGGCCTACCTGATCCTCTTCTTCCTCGCGATCCCCGCGGACCTCGTGACCGCGACGGTCATCGAGGCGCTGGGCGCGGGCGTGCGCTTCGCCGCCTTCCTGGTCCCGGCCAGCCTGGGGGCGTTCGAGAGCGCCAATGCCGCGGCCTTCGAGGCGATGGGGCTGGGCGCCGGCGCCGGGCTCGCGTTCAGCTTCGTGCGGCGCGCGCGTCAGGTGGTGTGGATCGGCATCGGTCTGGTGGTACTGGTCACGATGGGCTGGCTCGGCAAGCGCGCCGAGCTTCAGGCCGGCGTCTCGACCGGGTCCTCCTCCTCGACCTGA
- a CDS encoding ABC transporter substrate-binding protein produces MTRASTPTGGSAADRRSFVAAMATGVLLIGRPAGAQAPARSWRIGFLTPSAISPRGIMPEMRQRLREMGYVEGRDVRFEVRSANEDFERLPDLAADLVRSGVDLIIAVSSPAIRAAENATSTIPIVMLSGTDPVAGLFVSSLAKPDGNVTGVTTYVPELVGRRLDLLRECLPGLRRVAVLANLRNPASAGEVRELEATAKGMSIDIQVADARLPEQYPVAFESSLRGGAQAMVVTSDAVLSSNRDRIVQLAAQHRVPAMYDWKEVVESGGLMSYGPSLAEINGRVASYVDRILKGANPGSLPVERPSKFELALNLKTAGALGLKMPPAVIARADRVVR; encoded by the coding sequence ATGACGAGAGCCTCGACACCGACGGGCGGCTCCGCGGCCGACCGCCGGTCGTTCGTCGCCGCCATGGCCACCGGCGTGCTGCTGATCGGGCGCCCGGCCGGGGCCCAGGCCCCCGCGCGCTCCTGGCGCATCGGCTTCCTGACCCCCTCCGCGATCTCCCCGCGCGGGATCATGCCCGAGATGCGGCAGCGCCTGCGCGAGATGGGCTACGTCGAGGGCCGCGACGTTCGCTTCGAGGTGCGCTCGGCCAACGAGGACTTCGAGCGCCTGCCCGACCTGGCCGCCGACCTCGTGCGGTCCGGCGTGGACCTCATCATCGCGGTGTCGTCGCCCGCGATCCGGGCCGCGGAGAACGCGACCTCCACGATCCCGATCGTGATGCTGAGCGGGACCGACCCGGTGGCCGGCCTCTTCGTCTCGAGCCTCGCCAAGCCCGACGGCAACGTCACCGGCGTCACCACCTACGTGCCCGAGCTGGTCGGCCGGCGGCTCGACCTGCTGCGCGAGTGCTTGCCCGGGCTGCGGCGGGTCGCGGTGCTCGCCAACCTGCGCAACCCGGCCAGCGCAGGCGAAGTGCGGGAGCTCGAGGCGACCGCCAAGGGCATGTCGATCGACATCCAGGTCGCCGACGCGCGGCTGCCCGAGCAATATCCGGTTGCCTTCGAGTCGAGCCTGCGCGGCGGCGCCCAGGCGATGGTGGTGACCAGTGACGCGGTGCTGTCGAGCAACCGCGATCGCATCGTGCAGCTGGCGGCCCAGCACCGCGTCCCCGCCATGTACGACTGGAAAGAGGTCGTGGAGAGCGGGGGTCTCATGTCCTACGGTCCGAGCCTGGCCGAGATCAACGGCCGCGTGGCCAGCTACGTGGACCGTATCCTCAAGGGCGCCAATCCCGGCTCGCTGCCGGTGGAGCGGCCCAGCAAGTTCGAGCTGGCGCTCAACCTCAAGACCGCGGGCGCCCTCGGCCTGAAGATGCCTCCCGCGGTCATCGCCCGCGCCGACCGCGTCGTCCGCTAG